GGACATCCGGGCGGGGCGGCTTTCCGTGGGCGATCGCCTGCCGCCGCAGCGCAAGCTCGCCCATCGGCTGGAGATTGATTTCACCACCGTCGCGCGCGGCTATGTGGAAGCGCAGAAGCGCGGGCTCGTGGAAAGCCGGGTGGGGCAAGGCACCTTTGTGCGGGGCCTCCCGCGTGCGGAGCCGCGCCCCCGGACGGCGCGCCCCGATCTCGTCGACCTCACCATGAACCTGCCCCCCGAGCCGGATGATCCCGAGCTCGTGGCGCGGATGCAGGACGGCTTGGCGGAGGTGAGCCGCGATCTCGTGGCGCTGCTGCGCTACCAGAGCTTCGGCGGTGCGCCGGCGGACAAGGATGCCGCCTCCGCCTGGCTCGGGCGCCGCGCGCTCGTGCCGGCGCAGGAACGGGTGTTCGTCACCCCTGGCGCCCATGCGGCGCTGGTCGGCATCTTCTCGCTGCTGGCCAAGCCCGGCGATGTGATCCTGTGCGAGGCGCTCACCTATCCCGGCGCCCGCTCCATTGCCGCCCAGCTCGGCCTCACGCTCGTCGGCCTGCCCATGGACGCGGACGGCATCGATCCCGATGCGCTGGCGGATGCCGTGAAGCGCCACAAGCCCAAGGCGCTCTATCTCAATCCCACGCTCCAGAACCCGACCACGCTGACCATTCCGGAAGCGCGCCGCGCCGCCATCGTGGCGGTGGCCCGGCGCATGGGGCTCAGGATCGTGGAGGATGACGCCTATGGCTTCATTCCCGCCCACGGCCTGCCGCCGCTGGCCGCCATGGCGCCCGATCTCACCTGGCACGTGGCGGGCCTTGCGAAATGCATCGGCGCCGGCCTCAGGGCCGCCTATGTGATCGCGCCCGAGGCGAAGGCGGGCTGGCCGTTTGCGGCGGCGCTGCGGGCGGCGAACGTGATGGCCTCCCCGCTCACCGTTGCGCTCGCCACCCGCTGGATCGAGGACGGCACGGCCGACACCATCCTGCGCTTCATCCGCGCCGAGACGGCGGCGCGTCAGGCGCTGGCGGCGGACATCCTGCCGAAGGGCACCTTCCGGGCGGATCCGCTCAGCTTCAATCTCTGGGTGGAACTGCCCGAACCGTGGACGCGCTCGGCCTTCGTCGGCCACATGCAGGCGACCGGCATCGGCATCGTGGCGAGCGATGCCTTCTGCACGGACGGCAATCCGCCGGAGGCGGCGCGAGTGTGCCTCGGCGGCCCCGTGGGGCGAGACAAGGTGCGGCACGCGCTGGAATATATGGCCCACGCCCTGGCGCATTCGCCGGCTGCGGCCTCGACGGTTCTTTGAGGTGGCGCGGGGCGGGGCCCCGCGCCTGACGGCTCACGGCAGAGCGTTGAAGGCCATCGCCTCCACGTAAGTGATCTGGCACAGGTCACCGATGTTCACCTGCGCGAGGTCGGCCAGCACCTTCTGGTCGGCCGCCTTGATGGTGCGGACATAGCCGTCCGGCCCCTCGAAGCTGATGGTGCCGCCCACCTTGTCGATGTTGACGAGGATGGTGGTGATGGTGACGCGGCGCACGCCGAAGCCTTCCGGCCAGCCCGGCAGGCCGTCATTGAGGCCGACATCGTTGATCACCTCGCCGGGCACGCCCTGGCGGGCCTTGCCGAGGGCGGTCACGAGGCCGGGCACGAGGCGGACGATGATGGTCTCGCCATTGCGCAGCAGCGACAGGTCGCCGACGATCAGCGGCGCCTTCACGGCCCAGCGCTTGCCGTTCGGCGTTTCCAGCACGACACGGCGGGTGGCCGGATTGGCGCTCACCACCTTGGCCCGGTAGGTGAGGGTGGTTACCTGGCCGACGCCCGGCAGGACGAAGACGGTGTTGGCGGTCGGCGCAATCACCTGCGCCGTGGCCGGCGCGGCGACGCTCGCAAGGGCGCCCGCGCCGAGAAGAAGCGCGGTGCGGCGAGACAGACGATCGGACATTGAAACCCCCGTAGCGAGCCGGGCGCCGAGGCCCGGCGATGGGTGCCGAGCGGCAAGCGGGACGGCGTCGCCCCTGCCTTCCGTGCCGCTTCGGCCGGAATCGGGGACGGCAAGTCCTTGATCCAGAAGCCGAAGCGCCGCTCGAACACGGCGGGAGGCAGCGCCCCCGCCGCATCGGCTCTAACATGGTGCCGCCGCGCGTCGCAATCGTGCTTCGCCGCAACGTCAACGTGCGGGTCCATTGTCACATTGCCTTCCGAAAACTATGGTGAAGGTGTCGTTCACGAAGCATTCCGGCGCGCCAGCGTCGGCGCCGGCTGCCCTTGAGGCAGTGCGCCGATCGGTCCCGGGGACTGGCGACAGGCGGGAGGGCGCTTTGTCCGAGCCGCCGCAAGTGGGGGCTGTGCCATGAAGCGCGACATTCCGGACGAGGCGCCGTTCAGCCTCCCGGCCCTGCTCGGCAAGAGCATGGGCGTCGCCAAGGAGGGCTTCGCCAAGCTGCCCTTCGCCCGCGACCTGCCCTTTGCGCGGGACGCCGTGTCCGATGCCAGGCCCATCTTCATGCCCGGAACCCTGCCTGCGGCCTCGCAGAAGCTGGTGACCGATTTCCGCGCCATCAGCGGCATCCGCCATCGCGAGGCGGTGCCCTTCGGCGAGCCCATCGTGCTCGGCCGGCTCGGTGCGCTGGAAGTGCGGCTCGCGCGCACGGCGGCGGATGTGCGCCGTGCCCAGCGCCTGCGCTACAAGGTATTCTATGAGGAAATGTCGGCGGTGCCCGACACGCCGTCGCGCCTCGCCCGCCGCGATTTCGATGCCTTCGACGCGGTCTGCGAGCATATCCTCGTGCTCGATCACGACGCCGGCAAGATGGTGCTCGGCCGCAAGAAGCCGAAGGTGGTCGGCACCTATCGCCTGCTGCGGCAGGAGGTCGCCAACCGTCACGGCGGCTTCTATTCGCAGGGCGAGTTTGATGTCGGCCGCATCGTCTCCGCCCATCCGACGCTGAAGTTCCTGGAACTGGGCCGCTCCTGCGTGCTCAAGCCCTACCGCAACAAGCGCACGGTCGAGCTGCTCTGGCACGGCATCTGGACCTATGTGCTGCGCAACAAGATCGACGCCATGCTGGGCTGTGCCAGCCTTGAGGGCACCGATCCCGACAAGCTGGCCCTGCCTCTCTCCTTCCTCCACCACAATGCGCTGGCGCCCGAGGAATGGCGCGCCAGCGCGCTGCCGAGCCGCTATGTGGAGATGAACCGCATGGCGAAGGCGGACATCAATCCCAAGGCGGCGCTCCTCTCGCTGCCCCCACTGGTGAAGGGCTATCTGCGCCTTGGCGGCTTCATCGGCGAGGGCGCGGTGGTGGACCACCAGTTCGGCACAACGGACGTTCTGGTGGTGCTGCCGGTCTCGGTGATCTCGCCCCGCTATGTGGAGCACTTCGGCCCTTCAGCCAACCGTCACGCCATCTGAGCGGTGCGGGCTCCGGCTTCCTGAACACGGGCACAAAAAAGCCCTCCCCGCGAGGGGAGGGCAGTCCATGCGTCTGATCGTCCCTTCCGGGACAGGAATGGGAGCCCGCCAGACGGGCTCCCGATGGGCGCGGCCTGAGCCTCAGGCCCAGTTGGAATCGTCGCCGCCGAAGTCGCCACCGTCATCGTAACCGGCGTCCGTATAGCCGGGGTCGGCACTCGCGGTGTTCCACGGATCGGGCGATCCGCTGTCGGCCACATTGGTGTCGGGCGCGCCGCCGAGGGCTTCCTGCGCCTGGCTGGCGAGATCACCCGCCGCAGCCGCCGGCTGCTCCAGAAGCGAAGCGGCCTGGTTCGCGATGGGGCCGGTGCCGTGGGACATCAGGCCCTGAATGCCCTGGAAGAGCAGCGCGCCACCGGCGACGCCCGCCGCGGTCGCAAGCGCGCCCTGCAGGAAGCCGCCACCACCACCGCCACCGCCGAAGAGGCCGGGACGCTGGGGCTGCTGGCCCCACGGACCGGACGCCTGGCCATAGCCCTGCGGGGCGGGCTGGGGCGCATAGCCGGGAGGCTGCGCCTGCTGGGCATTGTAGCCCTGCGGCAGACCCATGGGCCCGTCGCTGCGTGCGCCGGCAGTGGGCACGGACGTGCCGCGGCTGCCGAGGAGGCCGCCGAGGAAACTGGTGGGCTGGGCCGGGGCCTGCTGGGCCTTCTGCGCCTGCGCTTCCAGCTCCTGGATGCGCGCGGCGGCCTGCTGGAGCGCGTGCTCCTGAACGAGGACGGTCTGGGCGAGCGTATAGGTCGCGTGCGGCGCCTCGCTGCTCCGGCGTGCGATCAGGGCCTCGGCTTCCGCATCGCGCGGCTGGCCTTCAACCGCACGCATACGGTCGAAGAGACCGTCAATGAGGGCACGTTCCTCGGGGGTCATGGTGATCTCCGGTCGGTTGTCCGCTTCTGCCTGATGGGCGTGCGGGCTACGACCCGGATATGCGCACGGGAAAACGCCGCCGGTAGGGCGCGGCGCATGAATTTTTCGTAACAAAGCGGGTCCGGAGCGGCTGCGACGCCGCCCCGGAAAACGTTGGTCTCAGGCCACCAGCCGGTAGGCCGGCAGGGTGAGGAATTCCTCGAACGTGTCGGCCAGCGTCATGTCCGAGAACAGCTTAATGGCTTCCGGGAAGCGGCCCTTGTCATAGACGGCGGGGGTCAGCGTCTCGCGCAGCTTGGCCATCTCGTCATTGAGCAGGCTGGTGAACAGCTCGCCCGTCACCGTGCGGCCGTCCTCCAGCTTGGCGGAGAGGTGGATCCACTGCCAGATCTGCGCGCGGCTGATCTCGGCGGTGGCCGCATCCTCCATGAGGTTGTAGAGCGGCACCGCGCCGCGGCCGCGCAGCCACGCTTCGATATACTGCACGCCGACGCGGATGTTCTCCCTGAGGCCGCCTTCCGTGCGCGGGCCCTGATGGACGACGAGCAGGTCGTCGCGGGACACGCTCACGTCGGACCGCAGCTTGTCGAGCTGGTTCGGGTTCGGCATCAGACGGTTGAACACTTCCATGGCCACCGGCACGAGGTCCGGATGGGCGACCCAGGTGCCGTCGCAGCCGTCACCGGCCTCGCGCTCCTTGTCCGCGCGCACCTTGGCGAAGGCGGCCTCGTTGGCTTCCGGATTGTTCTTCACCGGGATCTGCGCCGCCATGCCGCCCATGGCGAAGGCCTTGCGGCGGTGGCAGGTCTTCACCAGCAGCGCGCCATAGGCCTTCAGGAAGGCCTCGCTCATCACCATGCGGGCGCGGTCCGGGGTGAGGAAGCGGGCGTTCTTTCCGAGGCGCTTGATGAAGGAGAAGATGTAGTCCCAGCGGCCGATGTTGAGGCCCGCCACATGGTTGCGCAGCTCGTAGAGGATCTCGTCCATCTCGAACACGGCCGGCAGGGTCTCGATGAGCACCGTGCCCTTGATGCAGTTGGCCGGCAGGCCGAGGCGGGTCTCGGCGAGGGTGAAGACGTCGTTCCACAGCCGGGCTTCGAGATGGCTCTCGGTCTTGGGCAGGTAGAAATAGGGGCCGGAGCCCTGCGCCAGCGCCGCCTTGGCGTTGTGGAAGGCATAGAGGCCGAGGTCGAACAGGGCGCCGGAGACTTCCTCGCCGTCCACCGTCACATGTGCTTCCGGCAGGTGCCAGCCGCGCGGGCGGATGATGAGCACGGCGGGCGTGGCGCCGAGCTTGTAGTCCTTGCCGTTGGACGGATCATGGAAGTCGATCCTGCCGGCCCAGCGGTCCTTCAGGTTGATCTGGCCCTCGATCATGTTGGTCCACTGCGGGCCCGAGGCATCCTCGAAGTCCGCCATGAAGACCTTGGCGCCGGAATTCAGCGCGTTCACGATCATCTTGCGGTCGACAGGGCCGGTGATCTCCACGCGGCGGTCCAGCAGATCCTGCGGCAGCGGGGCGATGGTCCACTCGGCGTCCCGGACGGACTTGGTCTCGGGCAGGAAGTCGGGCAGTTCGCCGGCATCGAAGCGGGCCTGCCGCTCGGCGCGCTTGGCGAGCAGCGCGAGGCGGGTGGCGTTGAAGGTGCGGTGGAGTTCGGCGACGAAGGCCAGCGCTTCGGAGGTGAGGATTTCCTCGAAGCGGGGCGCCATGGCCCCGGTGATGGCGACGCCTGAGGGAAGGGCGGGGGTCGACATGATGTCGGTCTCCTTGAGGGACTGTCGTTGGAACGCAGAAAGGAACAGAACTTGCCGCTCAGCGGCGGGACGTCTCAATGATGGTCTTGAGAGTGCGGGCGGCCTCGGTCACGTCCGGGGCGGCGCACAGAGCGGAAACGACAGCGATGCCGTTCGCGCCCGCCTGCATCACCGCTTCGGCATCCTCCGCCTTCAGCCCGCCGATGCCGACCATGGGCAACGCGATGTGGGAGCGCAGGAAGGCGAAGCCCTCGATGCCGATGGCCCCGCCCGCATCGCCCTTGGTGCCGGTGGCGTTGATGGGGCCGCAGCCCACATAGTCCACCGGGCCGAGGTTCGAGGCGGACAGCTCCTCCAGCGAACCCACCGAGAGGCCGATGATGGCGTCCGGCCCGAGGATGGCGCGTGCGGCGGCGGGATCAAGGTCGTCCTGCCCCAGATGCACGCCCTCGGCGCCCACGGCGGCGGCCACATCCACCCGGTCGTTGATGATGAGGGGAATGCCCTTCGGCCGCAGCAGGCCGATGAGGGCGCGGGCTTCTTCCGCCAGCGCCCGGCCCTTCGCCTCCGGATCGCGCAACTGCACGAGCGTGACGCCACCCGCCACCGCTTCCTCGACCGTCTCGAGAAGGCCCCGCTCGGCCGTCAGCCGGCGGTCGGTCACGAGATAGAGGGAGAGGTCGAACGGATGGGGCATGACACGTCCTCGGCCTGAGGCGAAGTGAAAGGCGAGATAAACCTTGGCCGTCCGCCACGAAACGCGATGGCGGGCCAAGAGACTTTTGCCGTACCGGCAATAATCCGGCCGGGATTATTCACGCGGCCGCGGAAAGGCCCGCCGCAGCCACCGCCGCCGGGACCGGACCGCCAGTCGCCCAGTCGAGCAACTCCACCGTGTGCACCACCGGCGTATCGGTGCCCGAGCCGATCTGCGTCATGCAGCCGATGTTTCCGGCGGCGATGATGTCCGGCGCGAGCTTGCCGAGATTGGCGACCTTCCGGTCGCGCAACTGCACGGCGATCTCGCTCTGGAGCATGTTGTAGGTGCCGGCCGAGCCGCAGCAGATATGACTCTCGAAGGGCTCGGCCACCTCGAAGCCGACCGTGCGCAGCAACTGCACCGGCGTGCCCTTCACCTTTTGCCCGTGCTGGAGCGAGCAGGCGGCGTGATAGGCGATCTTGCGGCCCATGGGCTTCTCGGCTTTCGGCAGGCCGAGGGTGCCGAGATATTCCGAAATGTCCCTGGCGATGGCCGAGACACGGCGCGCCTTCTCCGCGTAAGCGGGATCAAGGCGAAGCATGTGGCCATAGTCTTTGATGGTGGTGCCGCAGCCGGACACGGTGACGAGGATGGCGTCGAGCCCGCTTTTGTCCATCTCCGCGCACCAGGCATCCACATTGGCGCGGGCCAGCGCAAGGCCCTGCTCCTCCTTGCCCATGTGATGGACAAGGGAGCCGCAGCACCCCTCTTTCTCCACCCGCACCACCTCGACGCCGAGCCGGTTGAGCAGGCGGATGGCGGCCTCGTCCGTCTCCGGCCGCAGCACCGGCTGGGCGCAGCCGCCCAGCAGCGCCACACGGGCCCGGCGCGGGCCCTTGGCCGGATGGACGCCGGGGTCTTCACTGGGCGAGCGGCCCCGCGGAAAGCCTGGCGCGAGGCGCAGCATGGCGGCGAGAGGCTTCAGCGGCTTCACGGCATCGAACAGCGGCGCGAAGGGCTTGGCCAGCGCGGCCCCGGCAAGCGCGAGGCGGAACCGGCCGCGATAGGGCATCACGGCGGCGAGCAGGGCGCGGTTCAGCCGGTCGAAGAAGGGCCGCTTATAGGTGTGCTCGATATGGGCGCGGGCATGGTCCACAAGGTGCATGTAATGCACGCCGGAGGGACAAGTGGTCATGCAGGAGAGGCAGGAGAGGCAGCGGTCCACATGCTTGACCTCTTCCTCGGTCGCGGGCCGGCCATTTTCGAGCATGTCCTTGATGAGGTAGATGCGCCCGCGCGGGCTGTCGAGCTCGTCCCCCAGCAGCACATAGGTGGGACACGTGGCAGTGCAGAAACCGCAATGCACGCAGGTGCGCAGGATCTTTTCCGCCTCGCTGGTGTGCGGATCGGCAAGCTGCGCGAGGGAGAATTCAGTCTTCATCTGGCGTGGCCTCCCGTGGAAGCGGGCGTTCTTGTTCTGATGGGGGTGGGGCTCGTTTCGGAGCGGGCGTTCTCGGGCCCGGCCGTCTTACCCCCCTCCCTGCCCTCCCCCTCAAGGGGGGAGGGTTCGCGGTGCGCCGGCGGGAGAGGTGCCCTTAGCCTCTTGGGGGTTGGGAGCGGGAGGTCATCACCCCCTCCCCCCTTGCGGGGGAGGGTCGGGGAGGGGGGTAGAACGCTCTCCACCTTCACCCGCTCAATCACCCGCGCCGAAAGATCTTCCAGCACGCCCCCAAGATTGCCGAGCACATCGTTGTTCCAGTAGCGCACCACTGCGTAGCCCTGCGCCGCGAACCAATTATCGCGGGCCTGATCCTCCGGCCCTCCATGCTGGCCGCCGTCCAGTTCCACGATCAGCCGAGCCGGGTGGCATACGAAATCGGCGACATACCTTCCCATCGGCGCCTGACGGCGGAAGGGCGCGCCTTCGAGGCGATGGGCGCGCAGGTGCTGCCAGAGGGTGAGCTCGGCGTCGGTCATCTCCCGGCGGAGCGCCTTGGCGTTTCCCTTCAGGCGCGGGCTAATGGGGCGATGGGCGGTCGGGCGCTCCTCGTTGGGCATGGGGGGCTCCGGCGCGGTGGCGGAGAGGGTGCTCCCGGTCGGAGCGGCATTACCCCCCTCCCCAGCCCTCCCCCGCAAGGGGGGAGGGGGTGCGTTGCGCGGGGAGGAGCGCGGTGGCTCAAAGCAGGACGGTTTCGCGTGCGCGACAGAACCCTCCCCCCTTGCGGGGGAGGGCAGGGAGGGGGGTAGAACGGCCGGGCGCAGGCGGCCTATCGCCGTCCTCGCACCCGCCATGTCGCGCGCGGCGTCCATCACATGCCCGCGTGCATACGGCCGGGGTTGAGCAGGCCGACGGGGTCGAAGCTCGCCTTCACGCGGCGGGTGAGCGCATCGTGGGCGGCTTCCAGAGGCTGGAAGACGGGGACGCTCGCGCGCTCCGCCGCCGTCCCGCGCACGAGGGTGGCATGGCCACCGTGGCGGGCGAGGGCGGTTCGGACCTCGTCGGCGTGCGAGGCTTCGCCCGGCAGCAGCAGCCAGACGAGGCCGCCGGCCCAGTCGCAGAAGGTATCGGCCCCAAGGTCGCCGGCCAGCTCCGCCGCCAGAAGGGGGCCGGAGGCCGGGGCGGTGGAGAGGCGCCAGACGGCCCGCTCGCCAGTGCCTGCGAAAGGCAGCGCATCGCGCACCGCCGCCCAGAGGCGGGCGGAGGCGTCCCCTTCCGCCACCTCGACGCCGCCGAAGGGCTGAAGCACGGCGATGAGCATGGCCCGCCGGGCCTTCACCGAGGGCTCGAAACCCTCCAGCCGCAACGCCACCGCAGGCCCGTCCGTGCCGAGTTCCGGGATGCGGCCGGAGACGGGCACGGGCAGATAGGCCGCGCCGGACACTTCACAGGAGGAGCCCATGGCCGCGCTCATGGCGCGGGCGGCGGCCTCCGGCGGCACGCCGGGCAGGATCACCGTTTCCGCCAGGGGTGGGCGGGGCAGCACCTTGAGCGTGAGTTCACTCAAGACCGCCAGCGTGCCGAAGGAGCCGGTGAGGAGGCGCGGCAGATCGTAGCCGGTCACATTCTTCACCACCCGGCCGCCGGACTTGAAGGCCTCCGCCCGGCCGGAGACGGCGCGCGCGCCCAGCGCATGGTCGCGCGCTGCGCCATGGCTGATGCGCCGGGGGCCGGCGAGATTGCAGGCGAAGACGCCGCCGAGCGAGCCGTGCCCCGGTGCCGTGCCGAGCAGCGGACCGTAATCCATGGGCTCGAAGGCCAGCATCTGGCCGCGCGCGGCGATCAGCGCCTCGATCTCGGCTATGGGGGTGCCGCCCCTCGCGGAGAGGATGAGTTCCTCCGGCTCATAGAGCGTGACACCGGACATGCGGGACAGATCGAGCGTCGCGTCCGTCTGCGTCGGCCGGCCGAGGCCGCGTTTGGAGCCGCGCCCGGCGACCTCCAGCGTCTTGCGGGCTTCCAGCGCCGAGCGCACGGCCTCCACGAGGCCGGCTTCGTCCGCCACGGTGAGAATGTCGGTCATGATGCGCCCACGGCGTCAGAAACGGGGAAGGTCGGGGAAGGGCAGCGCGCCGCCCGCCACATGCATCCGGCCCAGCTCGGCGCAGCGGTGCAGCGTGGGGAACACCTTGCCCGGATTGAGCAGGCTTTCCGGGTCGAAGGCGCATTTCAGACGCTGCTGGTGGGCCAGGTCCACCTCGTCGAACATCTCCGGCATCAGGTCGCGCTTCTCGATGCCCACGCCATGCTCGCCGGTGAGCACGCCGCCCACCTCCACGCACAGGCGCAGGATATCGGCGCCGAAGGCCTCGGCCGCGTCCATCTCGCCCTTGTTCGCGTCATAGAGGATGAGCGGGTGCAGATTGCCGTCGCCCGCGTGGAAGACGTTGGCGCACTTGAGGCCGTGTTTTTCGGAGAGTTCGCGCATCCGCGAGAGCACCAGCGGCAGTGCCTTGCGCGGGATGGTGCCGTCCATGCAGAGATAGTCCGGCGAGATGCGCCCCACCGCCGGGAAGGCGGCCTTGCGCCCGGCCCAGAAGCCCATGCGCTCCTCTTCCGTCTGCGACACGCGCAAGGTGGAGGCGTTGCAGCCGCGCGCGATGGCGGCGACCTCTTCCAGCAGGTGCGCGCATTCCGCTTCCGGTCCGTCCAGCTCGATGATGAGCAGGGCTTCCACATCGAGCGGATAGCCCACCTTCACGAAGGCTTCGGCGGCGGCGATAGCGTCCTTGTCCATCATCTCGATGCCGGCGGGGATGATGCCGGCGGCGATGGTGCGGGCCACGCATTCGCCCGCATCCTCGGAGGTGGGAAAGCCCACCAGCACGGCGCGCGCCGTGTCCGGCTTCTTGAGCAGGCGGACGGTGACTTCGGTGACGACGCCCAGCAGCCCTTCCGAGCCGATGACGACGCTGAGCAGGTCGAGGCCACCCGCGTCCAGATGCTTGCCGCCGAGACGCACGATCTCGCCGGTGATGAGCGCCAGCTCGACGCCCAGCACATTGTTGGTGGTGAGGCCGTATTTCAGGCAGTGCACGCCGCCGGAATTCTCGCCCACATTGCCGCCGATGGTGCAGGCGATCTGCGAGGAGGGGTCGG
The Azorhizobium caulinodans ORS 571 genome window above contains:
- a CDS encoding FAD-linked oxidase C-terminal domain-containing protein, with amino-acid sequence MTGLRLPEADASVLARRDEIITALRAIVPGEGVIDREREMRPYESDALTAYRQLPLVVVLPSNTQQVSQVLRYCHENNIRVVPRGAGTSLSGGALPLQDAVLLGMGKFNRVLDIDFPNRCAVVQPGVTNLGITKAVEHEGFYYAPDPSSQIACTIGGNVGENSGGVHCLKYGLTTNNVLGVELALITGEIVRLGGKHLDAGGLDLLSVVIGSEGLLGVVTEVTVRLLKKPDTARAVLVGFPTSEDAGECVARTIAAGIIPAGIEMMDKDAIAAAEAFVKVGYPLDVEALLIIELDGPEAECAHLLEEVAAIARGCNASTLRVSQTEEERMGFWAGRKAAFPAVGRISPDYLCMDGTIPRKALPLVLSRMRELSEKHGLKCANVFHAGDGNLHPLILYDANKGEMDAAEAFGADILRLCVEVGGVLTGEHGVGIEKRDLMPEMFDEVDLAHQQRLKCAFDPESLLNPGKVFPTLHRCAELGRMHVAGGALPFPDLPRF
- a CDS encoding endonuclease domain-containing protein — encoded protein: MPNEERPTAHRPISPRLKGNAKALRREMTDAELTLWQHLRAHRLEGAPFRRQAPMGRYVADFVCHPARLIVELDGGQHGGPEDQARDNWFAAQGYAVVRYWNNDVLGNLGGVLEDLSARVIERVKVESVLPPSPTLPRKGGGGDDLPLPTPKRLRAPLPPAHREPSPLEGEGREGGKTAGPENARSETSPTPIRTRTPASTGGHAR
- a CDS encoding GNAT family N-acetyltransferase, whose protein sequence is MPGTLPAASQKLVTDFRAISGIRHREAVPFGEPIVLGRLGALEVRLARTAADVRRAQRLRYKVFYEEMSAVPDTPSRLARRDFDAFDAVCEHILVLDHDAGKMVLGRKKPKVVGTYRLLRQEVANRHGGFYSQGEFDVGRIVSAHPTLKFLELGRSCVLKPYRNKRTVELLWHGIWTYVLRNKIDAMLGCASLEGTDPDKLALPLSFLHHNALAPEEWRASALPSRYVEMNRMAKADINPKAALLSLPPLVKGYLRLGGFIGEGAVVDHQFGTTDVLVVLPVSVISPRYVEHFGPSANRHAI
- the glcF gene encoding glycolate oxidase subunit GlcF, which translates into the protein MKTEFSLAQLADPHTSEAEKILRTCVHCGFCTATCPTYVLLGDELDSPRGRIYLIKDMLENGRPATEEEVKHVDRCLSCLSCMTTCPSGVHYMHLVDHARAHIEHTYKRPFFDRLNRALLAAVMPYRGRFRLALAGAALAKPFAPLFDAVKPLKPLAAMLRLAPGFPRGRSPSEDPGVHPAKGPRRARVALLGGCAQPVLRPETDEAAIRLLNRLGVEVVRVEKEGCCGSLVHHMGKEEQGLALARANVDAWCAEMDKSGLDAILVTVSGCGTTIKDYGHMLRLDPAYAEKARRVSAIARDISEYLGTLGLPKAEKPMGRKIAYHAACSLQHGQKVKGTPVQLLRTVGFEVAEPFESHICCGSAGTYNMLQSEIAVQLRDRKVANLGKLAPDIIAAGNIGCMTQIGSGTDTPVVHTVELLDWATGGPVPAAVAAAGLSAAA
- a CDS encoding PLP-dependent aminotransferase family protein, which encodes MLDWTPDLARSDKPRYLAIADLIAEDIRAGRLSVGDRLPPQRKLAHRLEIDFTTVARGYVEAQKRGLVESRVGQGTFVRGLPRAEPRPRTARPDLVDLTMNLPPEPDDPELVARMQDGLAEVSRDLVALLRYQSFGGAPADKDAASAWLGRRALVPAQERVFVTPGAHAALVGIFSLLAKPGDVILCEALTYPGARSIAAQLGLTLVGLPMDADGIDPDALADAVKRHKPKALYLNPTLQNPTTLTIPEARRAAIVAVARRMGLRIVEDDAYGFIPAHGLPPLAAMAPDLTWHVAGLAKCIGAGLRAAYVIAPEAKAGWPFAAALRAANVMASPLTVALATRWIEDGTADTILRFIRAETAARQALAADILPKGTFRADPLSFNLWVELPEPWTRSAFVGHMQATGIGIVASDAFCTDGNPPEAARVCLGGPVGRDKVRHALEYMAHALAHSPAAASTVL
- the thiE gene encoding thiamine phosphate synthase, which codes for MPHPFDLSLYLVTDRRLTAERGLLETVEEAVAGGVTLVQLRDPEAKGRALAEEARALIGLLRPKGIPLIINDRVDVAAAVGAEGVHLGQDDLDPAAARAILGPDAIIGLSVGSLEELSASNLGPVDYVGCGPINATGTKGDAGGAIGIEGFAFLRSHIALPMVGIGGLKAEDAEAVMQAGANGIAVVSALCAAPDVTEAARTLKTIIETSRR
- the aceB gene encoding malate synthase A, encoding MSTPALPSGVAITGAMAPRFEEILTSEALAFVAELHRTFNATRLALLAKRAERQARFDAGELPDFLPETKSVRDAEWTIAPLPQDLLDRRVEITGPVDRKMIVNALNSGAKVFMADFEDASGPQWTNMIEGQINLKDRWAGRIDFHDPSNGKDYKLGATPAVLIIRPRGWHLPEAHVTVDGEEVSGALFDLGLYAFHNAKAALAQGSGPYFYLPKTESHLEARLWNDVFTLAETRLGLPANCIKGTVLIETLPAVFEMDEILYELRNHVAGLNIGRWDYIFSFIKRLGKNARFLTPDRARMVMSEAFLKAYGALLVKTCHRRKAFAMGGMAAQIPVKNNPEANEAAFAKVRADKEREAGDGCDGTWVAHPDLVPVAMEVFNRLMPNPNQLDKLRSDVSVSRDDLLVVHQGPRTEGGLRENIRVGVQYIEAWLRGRGAVPLYNLMEDAATAEISRAQIWQWIHLSAKLEDGRTVTGELFTSLLNDEMAKLRETLTPAVYDKGRFPEAIKLFSDMTLADTFEEFLTLPAYRLVA
- a CDS encoding DUF2076 domain-containing protein, whose product is MTPEERALIDGLFDRMRAVEGQPRDAEAEALIARRSSEAPHATYTLAQTVLVQEHALQQAAARIQELEAQAQKAQQAPAQPTSFLGGLLGSRGTSVPTAGARSDGPMGLPQGYNAQQAQPPGYAPQPAPQGYGQASGPWGQQPQRPGLFGGGGGGGGFLQGALATAAGVAGGALLFQGIQGLMSHGTGPIANQAASLLEQPAAAAGDLASQAQEALGGAPDTNVADSGSPDPWNTASADPGYTDAGYDDGGDFGGDDSNWA
- the glcE gene encoding glycolate oxidase subunit GlcE — protein: MTDILTVADEAGLVEAVRSALEARKTLEVAGRGSKRGLGRPTQTDATLDLSRMSGVTLYEPEELILSARGGTPIAEIEALIAARGQMLAFEPMDYGPLLGTAPGHGSLGGVFACNLAGPRRISHGAARDHALGARAVSGRAEAFKSGGRVVKNVTGYDLPRLLTGSFGTLAVLSELTLKVLPRPPLAETVILPGVPPEAAARAMSAAMGSSCEVSGAAYLPVPVSGRIPELGTDGPAVALRLEGFEPSVKARRAMLIAVLQPFGGVEVAEGDASARLWAAVRDALPFAGTGERAVWRLSTAPASGPLLAAELAGDLGADTFCDWAGGLVWLLLPGEASHADEVRTALARHGGHATLVRGTAAERASVPVFQPLEAAHDALTRRVKASFDPVGLLNPGRMHAGM